The following is a genomic window from Gallus gallus isolate bGalGal1 chromosome 21, bGalGal1.mat.broiler.GRCg7b, whole genome shotgun sequence.
TTAAGCAAGAGATTTCTCTCTGCCTTGACAGCAGCAACCATCTGTGGAAGCATTTGGACTCTTTTCTACCCACTGCTTCCTGAGTGCTGCATACTGCAACGTAACAATCGTCATCTACCTGACATAGGCTGGCTCTTCCAGTGTCTCTGGGGGCTGGTGGGTACGTGGGACCTTACATACAGGACAGGCAGAATCAGAATCCATAGGGACAGGAAAGAGGCGCTGGTTCAATCGGTAACAGTAAACACCTGCCACAGAATAATGAAACATGACAGTATTTCTAGCTTGTCAGAAGGTTCCTCAACACTGGCAATATATAGCTCTCTTCTACCTCCATGCAATACGTGCCTTCTATAGAAACTGCTTTCCCTAAAGTGTCTTTTATATTTCCTGCCCCAAATAAGTTcctaaaaagcaaaaccaaaactcAACCCCCTCAACTAAAAAAGAGAACTGCAGCAAGTTACAAAAAGTCCTGACGCTGATTTAGAGATGGTGCCTAGAAGACTTGATTCTCTTTGGAGGAGGAAACTGAGTATGGATTAGAAACTGCAGCTAAAAATAACACATTCTTCCTCCTCTTAAGTGATATCCACTCAGGATAACAGGTAAAGAATTCTCAGTTGTTTGTTCACAGAAACAGGGTTAGGAAGAAACACTTAGGAGAAATCTGATCTTACATTTATGGGAACTGGCTATCGAATCCTGTTCAGGAATTATGTATTCCAGAGGCTCAGTCCTaaagaaatacacaaacaaaCCAGTTACTAACAGGAGTGCCTGCCCTCCAAACCTACATCTCCAAGCATACATCTCTGAATGGGACACAAAGGCCTCCAGAGCCACCCCTTCCCACTACTCAGAACTCCAAAGGGATTCATTGCTGCTTCCGCCCTTCCCTCTGTACCCACTTACTCCAGGTGCTGCTCAGAGATACATGCTTCTTTGTTGGCCTGTCGAAACTCATGCAGCTCAGCAAAATATTGATCAGATTTTTCTGCTACTGAACAGTTTGTATCTAAGAGCCCTGAGAACgtcaaggaaagagaaaagttcAAGGTTTTAGTGAATTTGAGGAAGCAACCAAAGAAAGACTCAATTCAAAATGATCAAGGCAGCCAAAGGTGAGGAGAACTGAAGAGGATTAATAAGACATCATCATAACATCAAGTCAGAGATTTCTGCTTGGTTCCTCAatgcattcattcatttttgatTGCTCGCTACCCCTCTAACTTTTGCCATTTGCTGCTTGGATTCTCACACAAATACCTCTTCACTGTTTCAGTGAAGCACAAGTCACGTTTGTCATGGGTGGGGAATGGCTGCTGACAAAACTACAGCTTCTCTGCTGATCCCTGCTTTGTGGGCTCTTGGCCTGGAATTCTGTCACACTACAGTATTAATGGGGGGTAAACCATGTTTTAACTCTTGCTATCACCACGTCACGCTGAGAGCTTTGTTCAGGTTTAAGGTTCACCTGCAATCCAGTCGTAGCCCAGGAATGGACGCATGGACCAGCTACTCACAGGCACAGTATATTCTTCTGGTTCAGCTTGAAAAGTCACATGGCCAGCTTCCTTCTgggaaaaaaccaaaccaaaccaaaccatgaAGACCACCTATACATCTAGCACGACACTCATAGGTACAGCTAGGGAGATAACTAGCAGTTGTTTAAATAGGACAGCGCCGGGTTAGTTTGAGGCTGAAATCTGTCTATAGCTCTAACAGCAATTTGCTCACCAGCCCTCTGCCTTCTCAATTCATAGAACGGATGTTTTATATGTAGCATTCTCTTGACTCGTCCCCACACCGTTCTACTGACTTACGAAAACAGGCAAGGCTTTGGTTTCACCACTTACCTTCAATTCTTTAGACTGAGATGTCAGTAGGATCGATTTAGGTGTTGTGGCTTCCTTGGAGGTCTCTTCACTTTGTACTTTATTCACTGATGGGTTCAAATGACCCTTAGGCTCATTCTTCTCACTGGGACCATGTGGAAGAGTGGTCtgtcttctgttctttccatgtcCTAGAAGGAAGGAGTCTTCCTCTGCACTTCCTTGAGCATGGCTATCCCTGTCCACTCTGCGAGTTTCTCTATCACATGTAATGATTGCAGACACAGGTataagatttttctctttatcaGGAAAGCTGGATTGCAAAACTGATTCCTGCACCTTCGTTTGTTGCTGCACCcctctgtcactgctgctgtgtttgagtGATGAACAGAGGGCTGCTCTGGCTGTGCAAGCTCTGGGTTCCACAGACACCGACGTTGCAGGACTGTGCTGTGTCGACAAACGACCAACttgattttccttctgtaagGATAAAGACACTTCTATCACATTACAACACTGAGAGTACAAGCACCTTTTATTAGGCCAATTTACTCAGCAAGAGAAGCATCAGCCTCTCAGCCTGGTCTGCTCACCCCTTAAATTTCTGTTGGGAAAAACATAAAATCTTAATATTATCCATGAGATCACTATTAAGTGTTTGGAGAAGATAAGAAAGGAATTAATTTATAACTAAAAGCAGCTCATTcccaagccaaaaaaaaaaaaaaaacctgccaaAGTTTCAGCcttagaagaaacaaaaggattCTGTTCCATGATAATCCTTCCTATTTTGTGTTAAGAATCCTACATTCGTCAGGCACCAGCTGATCTCTGAAGTCTGTGCACTGAGAACATATCTGAGACAAGACAAACAACAACGGTCTACCCACTGTTCTGATGGGCTCTGTATTTCACTTTCTACCGGCTGTTCCATGTTCTGGTGTCTCCTCTGTCACGCTGCCCTACAGGCAGAGTTACAGCCTACCTACCATACGAGGCCCATTTGATTCTCAGTACTTTTAGCACAGGCCTAACACGTACCCCTCTCTTGGGCAAGGGGACAGATGCTTCAGTAGTTGCTCTGTTATGAAGAGATGCTGGAAGAAGTGGCTTGCTGGGAAGACTTTTTCTTATCTCTTCCTGCTTCATTCTGAGCCTCTGCAGAAGGTCCTGGTTGGCCTGACGCAGCCTGAGGTGCTCTGACTCCATCCTATGGACGTGTTCTCCTGTAAAGCCACAGGAAAGGTGAGCTGCACGAATGGAAGTATTAAGTGAAGAAGCagacacaggaaagaaagaCCGTAACAAAGTCACAGGCGTTGGGGTGTTGGCAGTTTTGATCTCTGAACGTTATCCCTGAGAAATCAGCCAGCCTCAAAACTCTTTATGCTAAGAACCAGCACCGCTGCACACATCTCTGACCCTCACGTGTACTCAAGTGTTTTCTCCCCAGAGGCTGGCATATGATTTAAATAGAGGCAGGAAACTCTGACATGGAAAACAGTAAACGTGAAATGTCACATCAGAAAGCCAAACGAGAGATGTTCCACTCAGGTACCAACAGCAATTATATATGAATCCACTTCAAACTGCTTTTCAGGACTCACGCTGTGGCAATACCTACACGCTGACTCAGCACAAACAGTGCACAGTTCTCTTTTAGTACaaccaaaacaaagccaaaagtGTCCTCCATGCTCCCCAGGCAGGAAGACCTCAAAAGGCTCTGTCTTTGGCCAAAGCTATTAGTCAGGGGCTCCTGTAAAGGTATGTTTCCCTATGACCTACGTTCCTAAGCTATACTTCCCTATGACCTTTAGTTCTAAAGGGTCCCTAAACCTTTTCCTAAAGCCCATCTGATTTGTTTTTGCATCTGTTACCTTGGCAACATGAGGaaccaaacacacacactgtaCAACGGGGGGAAGGAGTGCTGGTAACTGAAAGACCCGCAGCACGTCTTCCAGTCACAAGAAGGGTGCACAACTGGATGCAATATAGAAACATCAGTCTTAAGACACCCCATTTCTCTGAGCTGATTTAATCACAACAGAAGTTCTCACGGTATTCACAGGACAGAGCTGACAGCATCCCCTCGCCGTCGCTCATTAGAAAGCCCCATACTCAGAAATTAACATTAGTCAGAGGACTTTCTGGAAGGGTTTTACCAGACGAGACCCGTTCTTCGCACAACCGACAAGAAGCTGCCGAGCTCGTGAAAGTGCTGCACTTAGAACACTTCGTGAAAGGGAGAACGAAGCAACCACATCTCCGCAAGAAAACCAGCCAACAGCTCACAGCGCTGCCCAGGCCCGGTTCCGGGCAGCACACCGCTACGAACTAGAGGCGTTCCTAATTTCCCTTCCTTCTAAGAGGCGAGCCCG
Proteins encoded in this region:
- the MIIP gene encoding migration and invasion-inhibitory protein, which produces MESEHLRLRQANQDLLQRLRMKQEEIRKSLPSKPLLPASLHNRATTEASVPLPKRGKENQVGRLSTQHSPATSVSVEPRACTARAALCSSLKHSSSDRGVQQQTKVQESVLQSSFPDKEKNLIPVSAIITCDRETRRVDRDSHAQGSAEEDSFLLGHGKNRRQTTLPHGPSEKNEPKGHLNPSVNKVQSEETSKEATTPKSILLTSQSKELKKEAGHVTFQAEPEEYTVPVSSWSMRPFLGYDWIAGLLDTNCSVAEKSDQYFAELHEFRQANKEACISEQHLETEPLEYIIPEQDSIASSHKCVYCYRLNQRLFPVPMDSDSACPVCKVPRTHQPPETLEEPAYVRVSIPRSTLMPAYKYKAHCRKSFEPADSLALPSHCLVGWENTIPSSDPTVSSLDLRASLKEKPPHPSHLYDNH